CGATGTGGTCTTGGGGGGCAATGTGGCCATTCCGCTGGTCAAGCAACTTACCAAGATTATTAAGAATCGGGATTTTGAAGCCTCCAAATACGTGCATTTGGGAGCCACGAGTCAGGATATTATCGATACCGCCACCATTCTCACCATTAAGGACTATCTGGAGTGGATGGAAGCGAAACTCAAAGCTTTACAAGAGGTTTTGGTGCAGACCACAAAAGACCACGCGGAGACCATTATGATCGGGCGTACCTTGTTGCAACAGGCCAAACCCATGACTTTTGGGGTGAAGACCGCTGGATGGCTGGAAAGTTGTTCGCGCAATCTGTCGCGCTTGGGTCACTTAAAGGAAAATTTGTACAGCATACAATTGGGCGGTGCTGTAGGCAGCGGCAATGCCCACATCACCACGGGGGTACAGGAGAAAATGGCCTATGCCTTAGGGTTGCAATCTGCTTTTCCATGGCAATCACAACGTGATTCCCTGAACGAGTTTGCTTCCTTTTTGGGGATTGTTTCTGGAAGTTTGGGCAAGATGGCCAAGGATATTTCACTGTTGATGCAAACCGAAGTGGCCGAAGTCTTTGAAGGGGCGGCAGAAGGTAAGGGCGGGTCCAGTACCATGCCGCACAAACGGAATCCCGTGAGCTGTGCCCTTATTTTGGGCAATGCCATCCGTACCCCGGGATTGGTTGCTACCATGCTCAGCGCTATGCCTCAGGAACACGAACGCTCCGCCGGACATTGGCATGCGGAGTGGGAAACCCTGAGTACCTTGATGCAGCTTACAGCGGGCGCTTTGGAGAAATCGGTAGATTTGATTACGAATCTGGAAGTGGATAAAAAGCGCATGTTGCAGAAC
This window of the Maribacter cobaltidurans genome carries:
- the pcaB gene encoding 3-carboxy-cis,cis-muconate cycloisomerase, with the translated sequence MSLYANTFNALELTELFSDRYAVATLLKVEAELAKAQASEGIIPEAAAKIIADCCVVDAIDINSLKTDVVLGGNVAIPLVKQLTKIIKNRDFEASKYVHLGATSQDIIDTATILTIKDYLEWMEAKLKALQEVLVQTTKDHAETIMIGRTLLQQAKPMTFGVKTAGWLESCSRNLSRLGHLKENLYSIQLGGAVGSGNAHITTGVQEKMAYALGLQSAFPWQSQRDSLNEFASFLGIVSGSLGKMAKDISLLMQTEVAEVFEGAAEGKGGSSTMPHKRNPVSCALILGNAIRTPGLVATMLSAMPQEHERSAGHWHAEWETLSTLMQLTAGALEKSVDLITNLEVDKKRMLQNIEITNGLIYAEKVSLQLSKSIGKMQAHESVKKACHLAMQQQKHLKEVVQEMHPQLENLDALFLAENAIGNSVEWVEKVLKKYNTEFDN